From Streptomyces sp. 6-11-2, one genomic window encodes:
- a CDS encoding SDR family NAD(P)-dependent oxidoreductase yields the protein MGPFELTGRVALVTGATSGIGAATAALLAERGAHVLVAGRDRTRGESVVAGIRDRGGRADFVAADLRTAESVRQLAGEAVGAGGGRVDILVNNAGVYPFGPTEQTPQDEVDAVYDLNVKAPFHLVAALAPAMAARGHGAIVNVSTMVAEYGVSGMALYGSSKAALNLLTKAWAAEFGPRGVRVNAVEPGPTRTESTVGMGEALDALAAEAPAGRPAAPEEIAEAIAYLASDAASFVQGAVLPADGGRTAV from the coding sequence ATGGGTCCTTTTGAACTGACCGGACGCGTAGCCCTGGTGACCGGAGCGACCAGCGGCATCGGAGCCGCCACCGCGGCGCTGCTCGCCGAGCGGGGCGCGCACGTCCTGGTCGCGGGCCGGGACCGCACCCGCGGCGAGTCCGTGGTCGCCGGCATCCGCGACCGCGGCGGCAGGGCCGACTTCGTCGCCGCCGACCTGCGCACGGCGGAGTCGGTGCGGCAACTGGCCGGGGAAGCCGTCGGCGCGGGCGGTGGCCGGGTGGACATCCTCGTCAACAACGCCGGCGTGTACCCGTTCGGCCCCACGGAGCAGACGCCGCAGGACGAGGTCGACGCCGTCTACGACCTGAACGTGAAGGCGCCGTTCCACCTGGTGGCGGCCCTCGCCCCGGCGATGGCGGCACGCGGACACGGCGCGATCGTGAACGTCAGCACCATGGTCGCGGAGTACGGGGTCTCCGGGATGGCGCTGTACGGGTCGAGCAAGGCGGCACTGAACCTGCTGACCAAGGCGTGGGCCGCGGAGTTCGGCCCCCGCGGCGTGCGGGTCAACGCCGTGGAGCCCGGTCCGACCCGCACGGAGAGCACCGTAGGGATGGGCGAGGCCCTCGACGCCCTGGCCGCGGAAGCCCCGGCCGGGCGCCCGGCCGCACCGGAGGAGATCGCCGAGGCGATCGCCTACCTGGCCAGCGATGCCGCGAGCTTCGTCCAGGGCGCGGTGCTGCCCGCGGACGGCGGTCGCACAGCCGTCTGA
- a CDS encoding MFS transporter, which yields MRPREYDVRYERSAIVLLSLGFGLVGLDRWIISPLFPSMMKELELDYQDLGNIIGVLGLAWGCSSLLIGGLSDRLGRRRILVGSIVFFSVCSLLTGLVGGLVSLLMVRVIMGVTEGAFTPTAVAATAEASRPERRGLNMGMQQSTFALFCIGLGPIIATQLLRVLPSWHWVFGLMLVPGLVLAWFVFRTIREPHQLPAFESAVAPTAQDKTRWLDVFRYRNIRLAILALCGAMTCIFVLSAMVPSYLVDHQGIGTSQMGVIASGIGFGAFAGQLVIPGLSDRFGRKPVVVVALLMAMCMLVGFILQGPVVPLLFLLLFFVAFGANGCLALLAGTITVESVPAGLMAAAAGTVMGVAEIFGGGVAPSVAGYLAQHHGIHTVLYLALGGLLLCVVAASFLQETAPKKTGRAGDEDAAVTTTAGVQPEPGPATR from the coding sequence GTGAGACCCAGAGAATACGACGTCCGCTACGAACGTTCGGCGATCGTGCTGCTCTCCCTCGGATTCGGCCTCGTCGGTCTGGACCGCTGGATCATCAGCCCGCTGTTCCCCTCGATGATGAAGGAACTCGAGCTCGACTATCAGGACCTCGGGAACATCATCGGAGTTCTCGGTCTGGCCTGGGGATGTTCCTCCCTTCTCATAGGCGGCCTCTCCGACCGGCTGGGACGGCGCAGGATCCTGGTCGGCTCGATCGTGTTCTTCTCGGTCTGCTCACTGCTGACGGGGCTCGTCGGCGGACTCGTCAGCCTCCTGATGGTGCGGGTCATCATGGGCGTCACCGAGGGCGCCTTCACCCCGACCGCGGTGGCCGCCACGGCGGAGGCGTCCCGGCCGGAGCGCCGCGGACTGAACATGGGCATGCAGCAGAGCACCTTCGCCCTGTTCTGCATCGGCCTCGGCCCGATCATCGCCACCCAGCTGCTGCGGGTGCTGCCGAGCTGGCACTGGGTCTTCGGTCTCATGCTGGTCCCCGGCCTGGTCCTGGCCTGGTTCGTCTTCCGGACCATTCGGGAGCCCCACCAGCTGCCGGCCTTCGAATCCGCCGTCGCCCCCACCGCCCAGGACAAGACCCGCTGGCTGGACGTCTTCCGCTACCGGAACATCCGGCTGGCCATCCTCGCCCTGTGCGGCGCGATGACGTGCATCTTCGTGCTGAGCGCGATGGTGCCGAGCTACCTGGTCGACCACCAGGGCATCGGGACCAGCCAGATGGGTGTCATCGCCTCCGGCATCGGGTTCGGCGCCTTCGCGGGCCAGCTGGTCATTCCGGGGCTGTCCGACCGGTTCGGCCGCAAGCCCGTGGTCGTCGTCGCGCTGCTGATGGCGATGTGCATGCTGGTCGGCTTCATCCTCCAGGGGCCGGTGGTGCCGCTGCTGTTCCTGCTGCTGTTCTTCGTCGCCTTCGGCGCCAACGGCTGTCTGGCCCTGCTCGCCGGAACCATCACCGTGGAGTCCGTCCCCGCCGGTCTGATGGCCGCCGCGGCGGGCACCGTGATGGGCGTCGCGGAGATCTTCGGCGGTGGCGTGGCGCCGTCCGTCGCCGGATACCTGGCCCAGCACCACGGCATCCACACCGTCCTCTACCTGGCACTCGGCGGACTGCTGCTGTGCGTGGTGGCCGCGTCCTTCCTCCAGGAGACGGCGCCGAAGAAGACCGGCCGCGCCGGCGACGAGGACGCCGCCGTCACGACGACCGCGGGCGTCCAGCCGGAACCCGGTCCCGCCACGCGCTGA
- a CDS encoding isochorismatase family protein, which yields MWRVNPQKTALLVIDMQNDFVLEGYPMEVPMARRRIPRMQEVIAECRAAGIPVVYTRHILLDTFNVSPLESTYNPALLSAGMREGTFGSQVVDDLKPEEQDVVVVKHRYDAFHNTRLENVLTSISGLREVDTVIIVGTLTEVCCDSTARGAYMRDFKVAFVGDATGALSEEAQAATEKTIGTFFGRVLTTGELVTEIRANREGRAA from the coding sequence ATGTGGCGCGTGAATCCGCAGAAGACGGCTCTGCTCGTGATCGACATGCAGAACGACTTTGTTCTCGAGGGATATCCGATGGAAGTGCCGATGGCACGCCGGCGGATACCCAGGATGCAGGAGGTCATCGCCGAGTGCCGGGCGGCCGGTATTCCGGTCGTCTACACCCGGCACATTCTGCTGGACACATTCAATGTGTCTCCGCTGGAATCCACCTACAACCCGGCGCTGCTGAGCGCTGGAATGCGCGAGGGGACTTTCGGTTCGCAGGTCGTCGACGACCTGAAGCCGGAGGAGCAGGACGTCGTCGTCGTCAAGCACCGCTACGACGCATTCCACAACACGCGACTGGAGAACGTGCTGACCAGCATCTCCGGTCTGCGTGAGGTGGACACCGTGATCATCGTCGGCACCCTCACCGAGGTCTGCTGCGACTCCACCGCGCGGGGGGCCTACATGCGGGACTTCAAGGTGGCTTTCGTCGGCGACGCCACCGGGGCGCTCAGCGAGGAGGCCCAGGCGGCCACGGAGAAGACCATCGGCACATTCTTCGGTCGGGTACTCACCACCGGGGAACTGGTCACGGAAATCCGCGCGAACCGCGAGGGGAGAGCGGCGTGA
- a CDS encoding NAD(P)-dependent oxidoreductase — protein MDGIGFVGLGTMGRPMARRLLAAGHRVVVWNRSRPAVEELRGDGAEAATDLVEVFGLPVVMSMLSDDAGIRSLILDSGVLDGAECRVHVNLATVSAGFAAEAEQRHTQRGIGYVAAPVLGRADVAAAGKLNVLAAGAPEALDLARPVLEPLAGRIWELGDDPARANVVKIAVNFLLAAAIEATAEATSLVESYGVDAAAFVELISGTLFPGPVYGTYGGLMAEQRYEPPGFTTRLGLKDVGLALSAAHRRDMALPTGSLVRDALLEAVAAGWSERDWATLAEVARRRAGR, from the coding sequence ATGGATGGGATCGGGTTCGTCGGGCTCGGCACGATGGGCCGTCCGATGGCGCGCAGGCTGCTGGCCGCCGGGCACCGCGTGGTGGTGTGGAACAGGTCGCGGCCCGCCGTCGAGGAACTGCGCGGGGACGGAGCGGAGGCCGCGACGGACCTCGTGGAGGTGTTCGGGCTCCCCGTGGTGATGAGCATGCTGTCCGACGACGCCGGCATCCGGTCGCTCATCCTGGACAGCGGGGTGCTGGACGGCGCCGAGTGCCGTGTGCACGTGAACCTGGCGACGGTGTCGGCCGGCTTCGCCGCCGAGGCGGAACAGCGGCACACGCAGCGGGGCATCGGATACGTGGCGGCGCCGGTGCTGGGCCGGGCCGACGTGGCGGCGGCCGGGAAGCTGAACGTCCTGGCCGCCGGCGCCCCCGAGGCGCTGGACCTGGCAAGGCCCGTGCTCGAACCGCTGGCCGGGCGGATCTGGGAACTGGGGGACGACCCGGCACGGGCCAACGTGGTCAAGATCGCGGTCAACTTCCTGCTGGCCGCCGCGATCGAGGCCACGGCGGAGGCGACGTCCCTGGTGGAGTCGTACGGCGTCGACGCCGCCGCGTTCGTCGAGCTGATCAGCGGGACGCTGTTCCCCGGACCGGTATACGGCACCTACGGCGGGCTCATGGCCGAACAGCGCTACGAGCCGCCGGGGTTCACCACCCGGCTCGGGCTCAAGGACGTGGGCCTCGCCCTGTCGGCGGCACACCGGCGCGACATGGCCCTGCCCACCGGCAGCCTCGTGCGGGACGCGCTGCTCGAAGCCGTCGCGGCGGGCTGGTCCGAGCGTGACTGGGCCACGCTCGCCGAGGTCGCCCGGCGAAGAGCGGGACGCTGA
- a CDS encoding GntR family transcriptional regulator, whose protein sequence is MPVPQSRGLVSRSLLRDNAYRAIRDAIVDGTLAPGERLNDSDLVEWLGVSRTPVREALARLEQAGLVRTKPGRYTMVSPLDVRAARAAQSVTAAMHELAVREAIPNLSAAELDAMREANARFADALRRNDVDAAIDADDAFHDVAVTACANPAVRSVLEQFTPVLRRVERLRFSSLSGRGSVAQHDRIVALCEAGDVEGAVAATRTNWQTLLPLLDTLLPDTD, encoded by the coding sequence ATGCCAGTGCCACAGAGCCGGGGGCTCGTCTCCAGGTCACTCCTTCGCGACAACGCCTACCGGGCCATCCGGGACGCCATCGTCGACGGCACCCTCGCACCGGGGGAGCGCCTCAACGACAGCGACCTGGTGGAGTGGCTGGGCGTCAGCCGCACACCGGTGCGGGAGGCCCTGGCACGTCTGGAGCAGGCCGGTCTGGTGCGGACGAAGCCCGGCCGCTACACCATGGTCAGCCCCCTGGACGTCCGGGCGGCGCGTGCGGCCCAGTCGGTGACGGCGGCCATGCACGAACTCGCCGTCCGCGAGGCGATACCCAACCTGTCCGCCGCCGAGCTGGACGCCATGCGCGAGGCCAACGCCCGCTTCGCCGACGCTCTGCGCCGCAACGACGTCGACGCGGCGATCGACGCCGACGACGCCTTCCACGACGTCGCCGTCACCGCCTGCGCCAATCCGGCCGTCCGCTCGGTCCTGGAGCAGTTCACGCCGGTACTGCGGCGCGTGGAGAGACTGCGCTTCTCCTCACTGAGCGGCCGCGGCTCGGTCGCCCAGCACGACCGGATCGTCGCGTTGTGCGAGGCCGGAGACGTCGAGGGGGCCGTGGCCGCCACCCGCACCAACTGGCAGACGCTGCTGCCGCTGCTCGACACCCTGCTCCCCGACACCGACTAG
- the oxc gene encoding oxalyl-CoA decarboxylase, which produces MTNASLPETGLGDTDGPAALTDGIHLVVEALRRNGVKNVYGVVGIPITDLARVAQASGMRYIGFRHESDAGHAAAAAGFLTKRPGICLTVSAPGFLNGLVALANATTNCFPMVQISGSSERHLVDLQRGDYEEMDQLAAAKPFVKAAYRVHRAEDIGRGVARAIRTAVSGRPGGVYLDIPAAVLGEVVDKEQGAASLWEVVDPAPRQLPEPAAVDRAIDLLAGAERPLVVLGKGAAYAQADEQIREFVETTGVPYLPMSMAKGLLPDDHPQSAATARSLALRRADVVMLVGARLNWLLGHGEAPQWDPSATFIQVDIAATEMDSNQPIAAPLVGDVASVMEALIERSKPGRIPAAQKWREELAARSAQNAAKMAKRLDAAKTAHPMKFLGALQVIRDVLAENPRAYVVNEGANALDLARNTIGMRIPRHRLDSGTWGVMGIGMGYAIAAAVETGDPVVAIEGDSAFGFSGMEIEAVCRYNLPIVTVVLNNSGVYRGDEASTSADPAPTALKARHDLMIEAFGGKGYQATTPDEVATALREALASGAPALIDCVIDPSDGTESGNISHLNPKGITVQR; this is translated from the coding sequence ATGACCAACGCTTCCTTGCCGGAAACAGGGCTGGGGGACACTGACGGTCCGGCCGCTCTCACCGACGGGATCCACCTGGTCGTCGAAGCGCTCAGGCGCAACGGCGTCAAGAACGTCTACGGCGTCGTCGGCATCCCGATCACCGACCTGGCGCGCGTCGCGCAGGCGTCGGGCATGCGTTACATCGGCTTCCGCCACGAGAGCGACGCCGGGCACGCGGCGGCGGCGGCCGGATTCCTCACGAAGCGGCCGGGCATCTGCCTGACGGTCTCCGCCCCGGGCTTCCTCAACGGGCTCGTGGCCCTCGCCAACGCCACCACGAACTGCTTCCCCATGGTCCAGATCTCCGGATCCAGCGAGCGGCACCTGGTCGACCTCCAGCGCGGCGACTACGAGGAGATGGACCAGCTGGCGGCGGCGAAGCCCTTCGTCAAGGCCGCCTACCGGGTCCACCGGGCCGAGGACATCGGCCGCGGGGTGGCCCGCGCGATCCGCACCGCGGTCTCCGGGCGTCCCGGAGGTGTCTATCTCGACATCCCGGCCGCGGTGCTCGGAGAGGTCGTCGACAAGGAGCAGGGGGCCGCGTCGCTGTGGGAGGTCGTGGACCCGGCGCCGCGCCAGCTGCCCGAACCCGCGGCCGTGGACCGCGCGATCGACCTGCTCGCCGGCGCGGAGCGGCCCCTGGTCGTCCTCGGCAAGGGCGCGGCGTACGCGCAGGCGGACGAGCAGATCCGGGAGTTCGTCGAGACGACCGGCGTGCCCTACCTGCCCATGTCGATGGCCAAGGGCCTGCTGCCCGACGACCACCCGCAGTCGGCGGCCACCGCCCGGTCACTGGCCCTGCGCAGGGCGGACGTCGTGATGCTCGTCGGCGCGCGCCTGAACTGGCTGCTCGGGCACGGCGAGGCACCCCAGTGGGACCCCTCGGCCACGTTCATCCAGGTGGACATCGCGGCCACCGAGATGGACAGCAACCAGCCCATCGCGGCCCCGCTCGTCGGCGACGTCGCGTCGGTGATGGAGGCCCTGATCGAGCGGAGCAAGCCCGGCCGGATCCCGGCCGCGCAAAAGTGGCGGGAGGAACTCGCGGCGCGCTCCGCGCAGAACGCGGCCAAGATGGCCAAGCGCCTCGACGCCGCGAAGACCGCGCACCCGATGAAGTTCCTCGGCGCGCTCCAGGTGATCCGCGACGTCCTGGCGGAGAACCCCCGCGCCTACGTCGTCAACGAGGGCGCCAACGCGCTCGACCTGGCCCGCAACACGATCGGCATGCGGATACCGCGCCACCGGCTGGACAGCGGTACCTGGGGCGTCATGGGCATCGGCATGGGCTACGCCATCGCCGCCGCCGTCGAGACCGGAGACCCCGTGGTCGCCATCGAGGGCGACAGCGCCTTCGGGTTCAGCGGCATGGAGATCGAGGCCGTCTGCCGCTACAACCTGCCCATCGTCACCGTCGTCCTCAACAACAGTGGCGTCTACCGCGGTGACGAGGCCTCCACCTCCGCGGACCCCGCGCCGACCGCCCTCAAGGCCCGCCACGACCTCATGATCGAGGCGTTCGGCGGCAAGGGCTACCAGGCGACGACACCCGACGAGGTCGCCACCGCCCTGCGGGAAGCCCTGGCCTCGGGAGCCCCGGCGCTCATCGACTGCGTGATCGATCCCTCGGACGGGACCGAGAGCGGCAACATCTCCCACCTCAACCCGAAGGGCATCACGGTCCAGCGCTGA
- a CDS encoding GntR family transcriptional regulator: MLSAGLPSGTVPKLERPGPLRERVYEALLELIITRVLKPGQHLIETELAGQLGVSRQPVREALQRLNTEGWVDLRPAQGAFVHEPTEDEADQLLVVRGLLEAEAARLAAAGAGGEAPARLRELCEEGERALRSDDVDAVVAANAAFHAYVMELAANSVLAELSAQVDRRMRWFYTPIARARGEHSWREHRELIDAIEAGDEQRAQRLMRAHTEQTRVTYHERAGSEE; the protein is encoded by the coding sequence ATGCTCTCCGCGGGTTTGCCGAGTGGAACCGTGCCGAAGCTGGAGCGGCCGGGTCCGCTGCGTGAGCGGGTCTACGAGGCCCTCCTCGAACTCATCATCACCAGGGTGCTCAAGCCCGGTCAGCACCTGATCGAGACCGAACTCGCCGGCCAGCTCGGCGTCTCCCGCCAGCCCGTGCGCGAGGCGCTCCAGCGGCTCAACACCGAGGGATGGGTCGATCTGCGCCCGGCCCAGGGCGCGTTCGTGCACGAGCCCACCGAGGACGAGGCCGACCAACTGCTCGTCGTACGCGGCTTGTTGGAGGCCGAGGCGGCGCGGCTGGCGGCGGCCGGGGCCGGAGGCGAGGCACCGGCGCGGCTGCGCGAGCTGTGCGAGGAGGGCGAGCGGGCCCTGCGGTCCGACGACGTCGACGCGGTGGTCGCCGCCAACGCCGCCTTCCACGCGTACGTCATGGAACTCGCGGCGAACTCCGTGCTCGCCGAACTGTCCGCTCAGGTGGACCGCCGCATGCGCTGGTTCTACACGCCCATCGCGCGGGCCCGCGGCGAGCACTCCTGGCGCGAGCACCGCGAGTTGATCGACGCGATCGAGGCGGGGGACGAGCAGCGCGCCCAGCGGCTGATGCGGGCGCACACGGAGCAGACCCGTGTCACCTACCACGAGCGCGCCGGTTCCGAGGAGTGA
- a CDS encoding CapA family protein: MRGGVVTLFLCGDVMLGRGVDQILPCPGDPALREAWVHDARSYVELAEAASGPIPAPVPSAWPWGEALPVLAAAAPDVRIVNLETAVTRGDAFAPEKEVHYRMHPANLPALEAARPDVCVLANNHTLDFGRAGLLETLDALTGAGLPVAGAGRDAESAYAPAECPVADGVRVLVFALGMTSSGIPGSWAATADLAGVAYVPAATAEAAAAVVERVRRVRSPGDLVVVSVHWGSNWGYHVPREQIRFARALVDGGVDVVHGHSSHHPRPVEVYRDRLILYGCGDFIDDYEGISGYEQYRDDLRIAYFPSLTAATGRLADLRMVPLRARRMRLEPATGEDSAWLRATLARISTGVAITPGPDGTLGAARTTTGAQEP, translated from the coding sequence ATGCGCGGCGGCGTGGTGACGCTGTTCCTGTGCGGCGACGTGATGCTCGGCCGCGGCGTCGACCAGATCCTCCCGTGCCCCGGTGATCCGGCCCTGCGGGAGGCCTGGGTCCACGACGCCCGGTCCTACGTGGAGCTGGCGGAGGCGGCGAGCGGCCCGATTCCGGCCCCGGTCCCATCGGCCTGGCCGTGGGGTGAGGCCCTGCCGGTGCTGGCGGCCGCCGCCCCTGACGTACGCATCGTGAATCTGGAGACGGCCGTGACCCGCGGCGACGCGTTCGCGCCGGAGAAAGAGGTCCACTACCGGATGCACCCGGCCAACCTGCCCGCCCTGGAGGCGGCCCGGCCCGACGTCTGCGTCCTGGCCAACAACCACACGCTGGACTTCGGCCGTGCGGGGCTGCTGGAGACGCTGGACGCCCTGACGGGTGCGGGACTGCCGGTGGCGGGCGCCGGCCGGGACGCGGAGTCGGCGTACGCGCCCGCGGAGTGCCCGGTCGCGGACGGGGTCCGCGTGCTGGTGTTCGCCCTGGGGATGACGTCCAGCGGCATACCGGGGAGCTGGGCGGCGACGGCGGACCTCGCCGGTGTCGCGTACGTCCCCGCGGCGACGGCGGAGGCGGCCGCGGCGGTCGTCGAGCGCGTCCGGCGGGTGCGGTCTCCGGGTGACCTCGTGGTCGTCTCGGTGCACTGGGGGTCCAACTGGGGCTACCACGTCCCCCGGGAGCAGATCCGCTTCGCCCGCGCGCTGGTCGACGGCGGGGTCGACGTCGTCCACGGGCACTCCTCGCACCACCCCCGTCCCGTCGAGGTGTACCGCGACCGGCTGATCCTGTACGGCTGCGGCGACTTCATCGACGACTACGAGGGCATCTCCGGCTACGAGCAGTACCGCGACGACCTGCGGATCGCCTACTTCCCCTCGCTCACGGCGGCCACGGGACGGCTCGCGGACCTGCGCATGGTGCCGCTGCGGGCCCGGCGGATGCGGCTGGAACCCGCCACTGGGGAGGACAGCGCATGGCTGCGGGCGACCCTCGCCCGGATCAGCACGGGCGTGGCCATCACCCCGGGGCCGGACGGCACCCTCGGAGCGGCACGCACGACGACCGGCGCACAGGAGCCGTAA
- a CDS encoding 1-aminocyclopropane-1-carboxylate deaminase yields the protein MSLESFERTPLLFGPSPVHPLDRLSDHLGGARIWAKREDCNSGLAFGGNKTRKLEYLVPDALRKGADTLVSIGGVQSNHTRQVAAVAAKTGLKAVLVQESWVDWPDAVNDKVGNILLSRVMGADVRLVQADFGIGFKDSWHQALEDVHAGGGTPYAIPAGGSDHPLGGLGFANWAYEVQRQERELGVFFDTIVVCSVTGSTHAGMIAGFAGQDRPRRVLGIDASAKIDETRAQVEKIARNTAELIGLGRELRDEEITVLEGWAGDLYGIPVQSTLDAIRLSGRLEGMIIDPVYEGKSMAGLIDLVRRGDIPKDSNVLYAHLGGQPALNAYSGAFH from the coding sequence ATGTCCCTCGAGTCCTTCGAGCGCACCCCCCTGCTGTTCGGCCCCAGCCCCGTCCACCCGCTGGACCGGCTCAGTGACCATCTCGGCGGTGCCCGTATCTGGGCCAAGCGGGAGGACTGCAACAGCGGGCTGGCCTTCGGCGGCAACAAGACCCGCAAACTCGAGTACCTGGTCCCCGACGCGCTCCGCAAGGGCGCGGACACCCTGGTCAGCATCGGCGGCGTCCAGTCCAACCACACCCGGCAGGTGGCGGCGGTCGCCGCGAAGACGGGCCTGAAGGCCGTCCTGGTCCAGGAGAGCTGGGTCGACTGGCCGGACGCGGTCAACGACAAGGTCGGCAACATCCTGCTGTCCCGCGTCATGGGCGCCGACGTACGCCTGGTCCAGGCGGACTTCGGCATCGGGTTCAAGGACAGCTGGCACCAGGCCCTGGAGGACGTCCACGCCGGCGGCGGCACTCCGTACGCCATCCCCGCCGGAGGCTCCGACCACCCCCTGGGCGGCCTCGGCTTCGCCAACTGGGCCTACGAGGTTCAGCGGCAGGAGCGGGAACTCGGCGTCTTCTTCGACACGATCGTGGTGTGCAGTGTCACCGGCAGCACGCACGCGGGCATGATTGCCGGCTTCGCGGGCCAGGACCGGCCCCGCCGCGTGCTGGGCATCGACGCCTCGGCCAAGATCGACGAGACCCGCGCCCAGGTGGAGAAGATCGCCCGCAACACCGCCGAACTCATCGGCCTCGGCCGGGAGTTGCGTGACGAAGAGATCACCGTCCTGGAGGGCTGGGCCGGCGACTTGTACGGCATCCCCGTCCAGTCGACCCTGGACGCCATCCGCCTCTCCGGCCGCCTCGAAGGCATGATCATCGACCCCGTCTACGAGGGAAAGTCCATGGCCGGACTCATCGACCTCGTCCGACGCGGAGACATCCCCAAGGACTCCAACGTCCTGTACGCCCACCTGGGCGGCCAGCCCGCCCTCAACGCCTACAGCGGCGCCTTCCACTGA
- a CDS encoding cytochrome P450, with amino-acid sequence MTTDNETAVCPFDFSEALEFDPSLADLMRHDTPTRIRLSYGDADAWLVTGFDAVKQVTTDQRFSRAGIIGRDYPRMTPEPIVSPESINVMDPPYSSRVRHLASQAFTQPQVEAMRHRIVRLADDLLDRMEEQGPPADLIRYLSDPLPQHTVLDLLGIERAEWPRIQKAVHQLLVVGADTKEAAARAKKDLTDYFGELVAQRRKSPGDDIISAMAAARDGKEQLDDRELAVMTLMLALSGQDTATCEISDIVYLLLTRPELAERIRSRPETLTDVLHELLRHIPFRKGVGIPRVALEDVELGGVLIRAGDYVHVSYLTANRDPERYTDPHDIDVDRPNSPHMTFGWGGHRCIAMPLAMAELEVAVGRLMERFPGLRLAVPPEEVRWDQRTIRRFPLELPVAW; translated from the coding sequence ATGACCACGGACAACGAGACGGCCGTCTGCCCGTTCGACTTCAGCGAAGCCCTGGAGTTCGACCCCTCCCTCGCGGACCTGATGCGTCATGACACCCCCACCCGGATCCGGCTGAGCTACGGCGACGCGGACGCCTGGCTGGTCACCGGCTTCGACGCCGTGAAGCAGGTGACCACCGACCAGCGGTTCAGCCGGGCGGGCATCATCGGCCGCGACTACCCCCGGATGACGCCGGAGCCCATCGTGTCGCCCGAGTCGATCAACGTGATGGACCCGCCGTACAGCAGCCGCGTCCGTCACCTGGCCTCACAGGCCTTCACCCAGCCGCAGGTGGAGGCCATGCGCCACCGGATCGTCCGGCTCGCGGACGATCTGCTGGACCGCATGGAGGAGCAGGGCCCGCCGGCGGACCTGATCCGGTACCTGTCCGACCCGCTTCCCCAGCACACCGTCCTGGACCTCCTCGGCATCGAGCGGGCGGAATGGCCCCGGATCCAGAAGGCCGTGCACCAGCTGCTCGTCGTCGGCGCGGACACCAAGGAGGCCGCGGCGCGCGCCAAGAAGGATCTGACGGACTACTTCGGCGAGCTCGTCGCACAGCGGCGTAAGTCGCCCGGCGACGACATCATCAGCGCGATGGCCGCGGCGCGGGACGGCAAGGAGCAGCTGGACGACCGGGAACTGGCGGTCATGACGCTCATGCTGGCGCTCAGCGGCCAGGACACGGCGACCTGCGAGATCAGCGACATCGTGTACCTGCTCCTGACCCGGCCCGAGCTGGCGGAACGCATCAGGAGCCGGCCCGAGACCCTGACCGACGTGCTGCACGAGTTGCTCCGCCACATCCCGTTCCGCAAGGGGGTCGGCATCCCCCGGGTGGCTCTCGAGGACGTGGAACTGGGTGGTGTGCTGATCCGGGCGGGCGACTACGTCCACGTGTCGTACCTGACGGCCAACCGCGACCCGGAGCGCTACACGGACCCGCACGACATCGACGTCGACCGGCCGAACTCCCCCCATATGACGTTCGGCTGGGGCGGGCACCGGTGCATCGCGATGCCTCTGGCCATGGCAGAGCTCGAAGTGGCCGTCGGACGGCTCATGGAGCGCTTCCCGGGGCTGCGGCTCGCGGTGCCGCCGGAGGAGGTGCGCTGGGACCAGCGGACGATCAGGCGGTTCCCCCTGGAGCTGCCGGTGGCCTGGTAG